The Penaeus chinensis breed Huanghai No. 1 chromosome 21, ASM1920278v2, whole genome shotgun sequence genome has a window encoding:
- the LOC125036731 gene encoding Y+L amino acid transporter 2-like isoform X2, whose protein sequence is MYPDDSAEDSMAADSAMRGDAGDTGPSEIPTVDPEAEMGTAEGGAGHPALQTTDHGKGAEPRHADEGLGDRPPLSEEDVQPARPPRKKRSIKQTASPSGNQDVAENRQDSGLDKEKEEERKISGDSAQGELHFRRRQKESEEEKGEARTNQPQKNLDDGRSKKENKKKEQEGPKKDPCLSSDDACIRLKKELGLLDSVGLIMGNIIGSGIFMSPRGVLEYSGSVGMSLVIWAASGFVSMVGALCYAEMGTMIPQSGSHYTYLQEAFGPLPAFLYVWLVVTIQFPCSRAIVSLTFANYIVQPFFPGCAETPEAARKLIAIAVLLFLGWLNSRRVKWATTVQDVLALTKVLALIIIIITGIHYLNRSGGESFEDAFDGTNWHPALIATAFYHTLWAYDGWDSCNMIIEEMKDPYRNLPRAIAISLTSVTLIYMLTNVAYFGVLSPGEILASEAVAVTFGQRALGVMAWTIPIFVACSTGGGLNGSIFGASRLLFVSTRRGHLPKVLGLVCVENYTPVTSLLFLVLISLVPFITADIRVLVNYTAFAGNLVAVGTSAAFLWFRYKQPDRPRPIKVWIGFGILELAMAVFLVVLPAVREPVQMAAALGIALTGLLVYYVTQHRQRASPRLDGFMDKVTYVCQMLFVAVHEERSG, encoded by the exons ATGTACCCCGACGATTCGGCTGAGGACTCGATGGCCGCAGACTCCGCTATGAGGGGCGATGCAGGGGACACTGGGCCTTCAGAAATCCCGACTGTGGATCCCGAAGCTGAAATGGGCACTGCTGAAGGTGGAGCGGGACACCCTGCTCTCCAGACGACAGATCACGGAAAGGGCGCAGAACCTCGCCATGCTGACGAGGGCCTGGGCGATAGACCTCCCTTGAGCGAGGAGGACGTGCAACCAGCAAGACCtccaaggaagaagaggagcatcAAGCAGACGGCTTCTCCCTCAGGAAATCAAGACGTTGCCGAGAACCGCCAGGATTCAGGAttagacaaggagaaggaagaagagaggaaaatctcCGGAGACTCGGCCCAGGGAGAGCTGCACTTcaggaggagacagaaggagtcggaagaagagaagggcgagGCGAGGACGAACCAACCCCAGAAGAACCTGGATGACGGACggagtaagaaggaaaataagaagaaagagcaggaagGCCCCAAGAAAGACCCCTGCCTCTCGAGCGACGACGCCTGCATCCGCCTGAAGAAGGAGCTCGGCCTCTTGGATTCCGTCGGCCTGATCATGGGCAATATCATCGGCTCGGGTATATTCATGTCCCCCCGAGGCGTGCTGGAATACTCGGGCAGCGTGGGCATGTCACTCGTCATCTGGGCGGCGTCGGGGTTCGTGTCCATGGTGGGGGCGCTGTGCTACGCCGAGATGG GTACGATGATTCCCCAAAGTGGTTCTCACTACACGTATCTCCAGGAAGCCTTCGGTCCTCTGCCTGCGTTCCTGTACGTGTGGCTGGTGGTCACGATCCAGTTCCCTTGCAGCAGAGCGATCGTGTCCCTTACGTTCGCCAATTATATCGTTCAGCCGTTCTTCCCGGGGTGCGCCGAGACACCAGAGGCCGCCAGGAAACTCATTGCAATTGCGGTGTTGT TGTTCCTGGGTTGGCTCAATTCCCGGCGAGTGAAATGGGCCACCACAGTGCAAGACGTGCTGGCACTCACCAAGGTCCTggcactcatcatcatcatcatcaccggcaTACACTACTTGAACCGGAGCGGCGGCGAGTCCTTTGAGGATGCGTTCGATGGCACCAACTGGCACCCTGCGCTCATCGCCACGGCGTTTTACCACACCTTGTGGGCGTATGATGGatg ggACAGCTGCAACATGATCATCGAGGAGATGAAGGACCCCTATCG GAACCTCCCCCGGGCGATCGCCATCTCGCTGACCTCCGTGACCCTGATCTACATGCTGACCAACGTCGCCTACTTCGGCGTCCTCTCCCCCGGCGAGATCCTGGCCTCCGAGGCCGTCGCGGTT ACCTTCGGCCAGCGCGCCCTCGGGGTGATGGCGTGGACCATCCCCATCTTCGTGGCCTGCTCGACGGGGGGCGGCCTCAACGGCTCCATCTTCGGGGCCTCTCGGCTCCTCTTCGTCAGCACCCGCAGGGGACACCTGCCCAAGGTCCTCGGCCTCGTGTGCGTCGAGAACTACACGCCCGTGACGTCACTGCTCTTTCTG GTGCTtatctccctcgttcccttcatCACGGCCGACATCCGGGTCCTGGTCAACTACACCGCCTTCGCCGGGAACCTCGTGGCCGTCGGCACCAGCGCGGCCTTCCTCTGGTTCCGCTACAAGCAGCCCGACCGCCCCAGGCCCATCAAG GTCTGGATCGGCTTCGGGATCCTGGAGCTCGCGATGGCCGTGTTCCTGGTGGTGCTCCCGGCCGTGCGAGAGCCTGTGCAGATGGCGGCGGCGCTCGGCATCGCCCTCACCGGCCTCCTCGTGTACTACGTCACCCAGCACCGCCAGCGCGCCAGTCCCCGGCTGGACGGCTTCATGG ATAAAGTGACGTACGTTTGCCAGATGTTGTTCGTGGCCGTCCATGAGGAGAGAAGTGGCTGA
- the LOC125036731 gene encoding Y+L amino acid transporter 2-like isoform X1, whose product MYPDDSAEDSMAADSAMRGDAGDTGPSEIPTVDPEAEMGTAEGGAGHPALQTTDHGKGAEPRHADEGLGDRPPLSEEDVQPARPPRKKRSIKQTASPSGNQDVAENRQDSGLDKEKEEERKISGDSAQGELHFRRRQKESEEEKGEARTNQPQKNLDDGRSKKENKKKEQEGPKKDPCLSSDDACIRLKKELGLLDSVGLIMGNIIGSGIFMSPRGVLEYSGSVGMSLVIWAASGFVSMVGALCYAEMGTMIPQSGSHYTYLQEAFGPLPAFLYVWLVVTIQFPCSRAIVSLTFANYIVQPFFPGCAETPEAARKLIAIAVLLFLGWLNSRRVKWATTVQDVLALTKVLALIIIIITGIHYLNRSGGESFEDAFDGTNWHPALIATAFYHTLWAYDGWDSCNMIIEEMKDPYRNLPRAIAISLTSVTLIYMLTNVAYFGVLSPGEILASEAVAVTFGQRALGVMAWTIPIFVACSTGGGLNGSIFGASRLLFVSTRRGHLPKVLGLVCVENYTPVTSLLFLLPPWVLLGWRPLGVGLGTEVTRPFCVPACGAKSTGPPQVLISLVPFITADIRVLVNYTAFAGNLVAVGTSAAFLWFRYKQPDRPRPIKVWIGFGILELAMAVFLVVLPAVREPVQMAAALGIALTGLLVYYVTQHRQRASPRLDGFMDKVTYVCQMLFVAVHEERSG is encoded by the exons ATGTACCCCGACGATTCGGCTGAGGACTCGATGGCCGCAGACTCCGCTATGAGGGGCGATGCAGGGGACACTGGGCCTTCAGAAATCCCGACTGTGGATCCCGAAGCTGAAATGGGCACTGCTGAAGGTGGAGCGGGACACCCTGCTCTCCAGACGACAGATCACGGAAAGGGCGCAGAACCTCGCCATGCTGACGAGGGCCTGGGCGATAGACCTCCCTTGAGCGAGGAGGACGTGCAACCAGCAAGACCtccaaggaagaagaggagcatcAAGCAGACGGCTTCTCCCTCAGGAAATCAAGACGTTGCCGAGAACCGCCAGGATTCAGGAttagacaaggagaaggaagaagagaggaaaatctcCGGAGACTCGGCCCAGGGAGAGCTGCACTTcaggaggagacagaaggagtcggaagaagagaagggcgagGCGAGGACGAACCAACCCCAGAAGAACCTGGATGACGGACggagtaagaaggaaaataagaagaaagagcaggaagGCCCCAAGAAAGACCCCTGCCTCTCGAGCGACGACGCCTGCATCCGCCTGAAGAAGGAGCTCGGCCTCTTGGATTCCGTCGGCCTGATCATGGGCAATATCATCGGCTCGGGTATATTCATGTCCCCCCGAGGCGTGCTGGAATACTCGGGCAGCGTGGGCATGTCACTCGTCATCTGGGCGGCGTCGGGGTTCGTGTCCATGGTGGGGGCGCTGTGCTACGCCGAGATGG GTACGATGATTCCCCAAAGTGGTTCTCACTACACGTATCTCCAGGAAGCCTTCGGTCCTCTGCCTGCGTTCCTGTACGTGTGGCTGGTGGTCACGATCCAGTTCCCTTGCAGCAGAGCGATCGTGTCCCTTACGTTCGCCAATTATATCGTTCAGCCGTTCTTCCCGGGGTGCGCCGAGACACCAGAGGCCGCCAGGAAACTCATTGCAATTGCGGTGTTGT TGTTCCTGGGTTGGCTCAATTCCCGGCGAGTGAAATGGGCCACCACAGTGCAAGACGTGCTGGCACTCACCAAGGTCCTggcactcatcatcatcatcatcaccggcaTACACTACTTGAACCGGAGCGGCGGCGAGTCCTTTGAGGATGCGTTCGATGGCACCAACTGGCACCCTGCGCTCATCGCCACGGCGTTTTACCACACCTTGTGGGCGTATGATGGatg ggACAGCTGCAACATGATCATCGAGGAGATGAAGGACCCCTATCG GAACCTCCCCCGGGCGATCGCCATCTCGCTGACCTCCGTGACCCTGATCTACATGCTGACCAACGTCGCCTACTTCGGCGTCCTCTCCCCCGGCGAGATCCTGGCCTCCGAGGCCGTCGCGGTT ACCTTCGGCCAGCGCGCCCTCGGGGTGATGGCGTGGACCATCCCCATCTTCGTGGCCTGCTCGACGGGGGGCGGCCTCAACGGCTCCATCTTCGGGGCCTCTCGGCTCCTCTTCGTCAGCACCCGCAGGGGACACCTGCCCAAGGTCCTCGGCCTCGTGTGCGTCGAGAACTACACGCCCGTGACGTCACTGCTCTTTCTG ctgccaccctGGGTCctactgggttggcgaccgctgggagtCGGCCTGGGAACGGAGGTTACCCGTCCCTTCTGCGTCCCGGCTTGTGGAGCAAAGTCCACGGGACCCCCGCAG GTGCTtatctccctcgttcccttcatCACGGCCGACATCCGGGTCCTGGTCAACTACACCGCCTTCGCCGGGAACCTCGTGGCCGTCGGCACCAGCGCGGCCTTCCTCTGGTTCCGCTACAAGCAGCCCGACCGCCCCAGGCCCATCAAG GTCTGGATCGGCTTCGGGATCCTGGAGCTCGCGATGGCCGTGTTCCTGGTGGTGCTCCCGGCCGTGCGAGAGCCTGTGCAGATGGCGGCGGCGCTCGGCATCGCCCTCACCGGCCTCCTCGTGTACTACGTCACCCAGCACCGCCAGCGCGCCAGTCCCCGGCTGGACGGCTTCATGG ATAAAGTGACGTACGTTTGCCAGATGTTGTTCGTGGCCGTCCATGAGGAGAGAAGTGGCTGA
- the LOC125036591 gene encoding Y+L amino acid transporter 2-like isoform X1 has translation MEGKEEIEKSSDSEKEMKSDKGNKPKDEKECTDENEKRRSNERSSGRDEEVKTNEIDRGSDPNESSSDAGTTHQNGRNEPTKVQNGPRITAREEYPQTVRRPPRRKDKDRMQEAKISPNNSATEAKNRKEKEAQAAATSNAAPSLPDSSETSKQRLEAEKNPSGITLKRELGLLDCVGLLVGNMIGSGIFVSPRGVLRYSGSVGMSLVIWVASGFASMVSALCYAELGTMIPQSGGSYTYLHEAFGPAVAFLDLWLSVTIGIPCGRAIGALTFANYVVQPFFPACARVPQAAVKLLAIALIFFLTWVNCRRVQWATTVQDALALTKVLALIIIIVGGMHHLARGHTENFENVMDGTNWHPALIATTFYHTLWAYAGWNGLNTIIEELKDPFKNMPRAIAISLTCVTLIYILTNVAYFAVLTPEEILSSEAVAVSFGQRILGVLAWSVPFFVACSTGGSMNGNIFGSSRVLFVGARRGHLPRALGLVSVESCTPVTSLVFMAAISLVMFSTSDLRALINYTAFAGNLVGLGIISAFFWFRIKQPDRPRPIKIWIGFAIIELLMSVFLVVVPAVKQPIEVAFALGFAATGLLVYYVTQHRRVSSATLDRAMDKVTYICQMLFVAVHEEANLST, from the exons atggagggaaaggaggagatagaaaaatcGAGTGATtctgaaaaggaaatgaaaagcgaCAAAGGAAATAAACCGAAAGACGAAAAGGAATGTACggatgaaaatgagaagaggcGAAGCAACGAGAGAAGTtcagggagagatgaggaagtgaAGACAAATGAAATAGACAGAGGATCTGACCCAAATGAATCAAGTTCGGACGCCGGGACCACCCATCAGAATGGCCGCAACGAACCTACGAAAGTTCAGAATGGACCTCGTATCACAGCCAGAGAGGAATATCCCCAGACCGTGCGAAGACCCCCGCGCAGGAAGGATAAAGATAGAATGCAGGAAGCAAAGATTTCACCGAATAACAGCGCAACCGAAGCCAAgaataggaaggaaaaggaagctcAAGCCGCGGCCACCTCGAACGCCGCTCCCAGCTTGCCCGACTCATCCGAAACCTCGAAGCAACGGCTCGAGGCGGAAAAGAATCCCTCGGGAATCACACTCAAAAGGGAACTTGGCCTGCTGGACTGCGTAGGCCTCCTCGTGGGCAACATGATAGGCTCAGGGATCTTCGTGTCGCCCCGGGGAGTCCTCCGATACTCAGGGAGCGTGGGAATGTCGCTTGTCATCTGGGTCGCCTCTGGCTTCGCCTCCATGGTCAGCGCGCTCTGCTACGCCGAACTGG GCACGATGATTCCGCAGAGCGGCGGCTCCTACACGTACCTGCACGAGGCGTTCGGCCCCGCGGTGGCGTTCCTGGACCTGTGGCTCAGCGTCACCATCGGCATCCCGTGCGGCCGCGCCATCGGGGCCCTCACCTTCGCCAACTACGTCGTGCAGCCGTTCTTCCCGGCCTGCGCCCGCGTGCCGCAGGCCGCCGTCAAGCTGCTCGCCATCGCGCTCATCT TTTTTCTCACTTGGGTCAACTGCCGCCGAGTGCAATGGGCCACCACAGTGCAAGACGCCCTGGCACTCACCAAGGTCCTggcactcatcatcatcatcgtcggagGCATGCACCACCTGGCACGGGGCCACACGGAGAACTTCGAGAATGTGATGGATGGCACTAATTGGCACCCTGCCCTCATTGCCACGACGTTTTACCATACTCTGTGGGCGTATGCAGGCTG GAATGGCTTGAATACGATCATAGAGGAACTGAAGGATCCTTTTAA GAACATGCCCCGAGCTATCGCCATCTCCCTGACGTGCGTGACGCTGATATACATACTGACGAACGTTGCGTATTTCGCTGTACTTACGCCGGAGGAGATTCTGTCTTCGGAAGCAGTTGCCGTT tcctTCGGGCAGCGCATCCTGGGCGTGCTGGCGTGGTCCGTCCCTTTCTTCGTGGCGTGCTCGACCGGCGGCTCCATGAACGGCAACATCTTCGGGTCGTCGCGCGTGCTGTTCGTGGGGGCGCGGCGGGGGCACCTCCCCAGGGCCCTCGGCTTGGTGTCCGTCGAGAGCTGCACGCCCGTCACGTCGCTCGTCTTCATG GCCGCCATCTCGCTGGTCATGTTCTCGACCTCTGACCTGCGCGCGCTCATCAACTACACGGCCTTCGCGGGGAACCTGGTAGGCCTAGGCATCATCTCGGCGTTTTTCTGGTTCCGGATCAAGCAGCCCGATCGACCTAGGCCTATCAAG atCTGGATCGGCTTCGCCATCATCGAGCTGCTCATGTCCGTGTTCCTGGTGGTAGTCCCAGCCGTGAAGCAGCCCATAGAAGTGGCCTTTGCTCTGGGCTTCGCTGCCACGGGCCTCCTGGTCTATTACGTCACGCAACACAGGCGGGTCTCTTCGGCTACACTCGACAGGGCGATGG ataaaGTGACTTATATCTGTCAGATGCTCTTTGTTGCTGTCCACGAAGAAGCGAATTTGTCAACTTAA
- the LOC125036591 gene encoding Y+L amino acid transporter 2-like isoform X2, translated as MEGKEEIEKSSDSEKEMKSDKGNKPKDEKECTDENEKRRSNERSSGRDEEVKTNEIDRGSDPNESSSDAGTTHQNGRNEPTKVQNGPRITAREEYPQTVRRPPRRKDKDRMQEAKISPNNSATEAKNRKEKEAQAAATSNAAPSLPDSSETSKQRLEAEKNPSGITLKRELGLLDCVGLLVGNMIGSGIFVSPRGVLRYSGSVGMSLVIWVASGFASMVSALCYAELGTMIPQSGGSYTYLHEAFGPAVAFLDLWLSVTIGIPCGRAIGALTFANYVVQPFFPACARVPQAAVKLLAIALIFFLTWVNCRRVQWATTVQDALALTKVLALIIIIVGGMHHLARGHTENFENVMDGTNWHPALIATTFYHTLWAYAGWNGLNTIIEELKDPFKNMPRAIAISLTCVTLIYILTNVAYFAVLTPEEILSSEAVAVSFGQRILGVLAWSVPFFVACSTGGSMNGNIFGSSRVLFVGARRGHLPRALGLVSVESCTPVTSLVFMIWIGFAIIELLMSVFLVVVPAVKQPIEVAFALGFAATGLLVYYVTQHRRVSSATLDRAMDKVTYICQMLFVAVHEEANLST; from the exons atggagggaaaggaggagatagaaaaatcGAGTGATtctgaaaaggaaatgaaaagcgaCAAAGGAAATAAACCGAAAGACGAAAAGGAATGTACggatgaaaatgagaagaggcGAAGCAACGAGAGAAGTtcagggagagatgaggaagtgaAGACAAATGAAATAGACAGAGGATCTGACCCAAATGAATCAAGTTCGGACGCCGGGACCACCCATCAGAATGGCCGCAACGAACCTACGAAAGTTCAGAATGGACCTCGTATCACAGCCAGAGAGGAATATCCCCAGACCGTGCGAAGACCCCCGCGCAGGAAGGATAAAGATAGAATGCAGGAAGCAAAGATTTCACCGAATAACAGCGCAACCGAAGCCAAgaataggaaggaaaaggaagctcAAGCCGCGGCCACCTCGAACGCCGCTCCCAGCTTGCCCGACTCATCCGAAACCTCGAAGCAACGGCTCGAGGCGGAAAAGAATCCCTCGGGAATCACACTCAAAAGGGAACTTGGCCTGCTGGACTGCGTAGGCCTCCTCGTGGGCAACATGATAGGCTCAGGGATCTTCGTGTCGCCCCGGGGAGTCCTCCGATACTCAGGGAGCGTGGGAATGTCGCTTGTCATCTGGGTCGCCTCTGGCTTCGCCTCCATGGTCAGCGCGCTCTGCTACGCCGAACTGG GCACGATGATTCCGCAGAGCGGCGGCTCCTACACGTACCTGCACGAGGCGTTCGGCCCCGCGGTGGCGTTCCTGGACCTGTGGCTCAGCGTCACCATCGGCATCCCGTGCGGCCGCGCCATCGGGGCCCTCACCTTCGCCAACTACGTCGTGCAGCCGTTCTTCCCGGCCTGCGCCCGCGTGCCGCAGGCCGCCGTCAAGCTGCTCGCCATCGCGCTCATCT TTTTTCTCACTTGGGTCAACTGCCGCCGAGTGCAATGGGCCACCACAGTGCAAGACGCCCTGGCACTCACCAAGGTCCTggcactcatcatcatcatcgtcggagGCATGCACCACCTGGCACGGGGCCACACGGAGAACTTCGAGAATGTGATGGATGGCACTAATTGGCACCCTGCCCTCATTGCCACGACGTTTTACCATACTCTGTGGGCGTATGCAGGCTG GAATGGCTTGAATACGATCATAGAGGAACTGAAGGATCCTTTTAA GAACATGCCCCGAGCTATCGCCATCTCCCTGACGTGCGTGACGCTGATATACATACTGACGAACGTTGCGTATTTCGCTGTACTTACGCCGGAGGAGATTCTGTCTTCGGAAGCAGTTGCCGTT tcctTCGGGCAGCGCATCCTGGGCGTGCTGGCGTGGTCCGTCCCTTTCTTCGTGGCGTGCTCGACCGGCGGCTCCATGAACGGCAACATCTTCGGGTCGTCGCGCGTGCTGTTCGTGGGGGCGCGGCGGGGGCACCTCCCCAGGGCCCTCGGCTTGGTGTCCGTCGAGAGCTGCACGCCCGTCACGTCGCTCGTCTTCATG atCTGGATCGGCTTCGCCATCATCGAGCTGCTCATGTCCGTGTTCCTGGTGGTAGTCCCAGCCGTGAAGCAGCCCATAGAAGTGGCCTTTGCTCTGGGCTTCGCTGCCACGGGCCTCCTGGTCTATTACGTCACGCAACACAGGCGGGTCTCTTCGGCTACACTCGACAGGGCGATGG ataaaGTGACTTATATCTGTCAGATGCTCTTTGTTGCTGTCCACGAAGAAGCGAATTTGTCAACTTAA